Proteins from a genomic interval of Clostridium sp. 'deep sea':
- a CDS encoding bacteriohemerythrin translates to MFEWKNEYSVGVDVIDQQHQKLFEIGRKIHKLLVTYSGQDSFNTISNLIGELSNYTAYHFQTEEELFNKYNYPDTESHIKEHQYFIDYLNSLNLGVIDDNQKDAIMDLLKFISKWIFRHINSTDFQYRDFFKEVLN, encoded by the coding sequence ATGTTTGAGTGGAAGAATGAGTATTCTGTTGGTGTAGATGTTATTGATCAACAGCATCAAAAGTTATTTGAAATAGGTAGAAAAATACATAAACTTTTAGTTACTTACAGTGGTCAAGATAGTTTTAACACAATTTCTAATTTAATAGGTGAACTATCTAACTATACTGCATATCATTTTCAAACTGAGGAAGAGCTCTTTAATAAATATAATTATCCTGATACTGAATCACATATAAAAGAACATCAATATTTCATTGATTATTTAAACTCACTAAACCTTGGTGTTATTGATGATAATCAAAAGGATGCCATAATGGACTTGTTAAAATTTATTTCTAAATGGATCTTTAGGCATATTAATTCTACAGATTTTCAGTACAGAGATTTTTTTAAGGAAGTACTTAACTAA
- a CDS encoding TraB/GumN family protein — MLKNKMWKKVISSMLIVLTILITIVPSLAEAPVAQPVPDISNWARGTLNEGERLGIYPLTWYYDNFRGEISTEKLSELVTKTAEKFASLNLEVNNSFQPIVTTGNTRQDVLMLLYNCLAKYKLPSDLKLNELTAMQYLVERGIVKGSGTDLMLDRACKTEEAVILATRLIHDTYEVLNAGAKGFLWKASKNNNTVYMLGSIHLGSSAIYPMRKSVIEAFESSDQLVVEANILNQQAMLGEFIQRAMYQDGTTLKDHISEELFNKCTKLFTELGLPTETMVGFKPWSIANDLTVLASTKSKNVEEASEVANAGIDMYFLSKALLTQKPIVELEGIVFQAELFNGLSAETQEEYLTQAVENINNKGEDISEDTTEKNAVHIWLDLWKKGDIESFKQSYRGSVESDENEITNMLFGKRDEGMANKIEKMLEGEGSTTYFVVVGAGHLTVDNSVIDRLIEKGYEVKALS; from the coding sequence ATGTTGAAAAATAAGATGTGGAAAAAAGTAATTAGTAGTATGTTAATAGTATTAACAATTTTAATTACTATTGTTCCAAGCTTGGCAGAGGCACCCGTAGCTCAACCAGTTCCTGACATAAGCAATTGGGCTAGAGGTACGTTAAATGAGGGTGAGCGGCTTGGTATTTACCCATTAACATGGTATTACGATAATTTTAGAGGTGAGATAAGTACTGAAAAATTGTCTGAGTTAGTAACAAAAACTGCAGAAAAATTTGCCTCATTAAATTTAGAAGTTAACAATAGTTTTCAACCCATAGTCACAACAGGAAATACAAGACAGGATGTATTAATGTTACTCTATAACTGTTTAGCAAAATATAAGTTGCCAAGTGACTTAAAACTTAATGAGCTTACTGCTATGCAATACTTAGTTGAAAGAGGTATTGTTAAAGGATCAGGTACAGACCTAATGCTAGATAGGGCTTGTAAAACTGAGGAAGCAGTTATATTAGCTACCAGACTAATTCATGATACATATGAGGTATTAAATGCAGGTGCTAAAGGTTTTTTATGGAAAGCAAGCAAAAACAATAATACTGTATATATGTTGGGTTCTATTCACTTAGGATCTTCTGCTATATATCCTATGCGTAAATCTGTAATTGAGGCCTTTGAAAGTTCAGACCAACTAGTAGTAGAGGCTAATATTTTAAACCAGCAGGCTATGTTAGGGGAGTTTATTCAAAGAGCAATGTATCAAGATGGCACAACACTTAAAGATCATATAAGTGAAGAGTTATTCAATAAATGTACTAAATTATTTACAGAGCTAGGTTTACCAACTGAAACAATGGTTGGCTTTAAACCTTGGAGTATAGCTAATGATTTAACTGTATTAGCTTCTACAAAATCAAAAAATGTTGAAGAAGCTTCTGAGGTTGCTAATGCTGGAATAGATATGTACTTTTTATCTAAAGCATTATTAACTCAAAAGCCAATTGTTGAACTAGAGGGTATTGTTTTTCAGGCAGAGTTGTTTAATGGATTATCAGCAGAAACTCAAGAAGAATACCTTACCCAAGCAGTAGAAAATATCAATAATAAAGGTGAAGATATCTCCGAAGATACTACCGAAAAAAATGCAGTTCACATTTGGTTGGACTTATGGAAAAAAGGCGATATTGAAAGCTTTAAGCAGTCATATAGAGGTTCTGTAGAATCAGATGAAAATGAAATCACTAACATGCTCTTTGGTAAAAGAGATGAGGGTATGGCGAATAAAATTGAAAAAATGTTAGAGGGCGAAGGTTCAACTACCTACTTTGTTGTAGTTGGAGCAGGTCACTTAACAGTTGATAATTCGGTTATTGATAGACTAATTGAAAAGGGTTATGAAGTTAAGGCTTTATCATAA
- a CDS encoding TetR/AcrR family transcriptional regulator, giving the protein MKKNDKREQILSAASKCIAKNGYANVSLRDIADEAGVVLSQLNYYFGNKEVIFSEIIKNFVDSFLEGFKNYLNLGKMVENKIELLSNYLKKVSQEDKLSFKLLCDLVSMSLWSDSFKKIFNDLFARFNTLIEEHLFSKKSLNENYNKYPKATLANVVANVMFGIMMKTSVSTADGNSNINSLDVMNEIFK; this is encoded by the coding sequence ATGAAAAAGAATGATAAAAGAGAACAAATACTTAGTGCTGCCTCAAAGTGTATAGCTAAAAATGGTTATGCTAATGTTTCCTTACGTGATATTGCAGATGAAGCAGGTGTAGTTTTAAGTCAACTCAATTATTACTTTGGTAATAAAGAAGTGATATTTAGCGAAATAATAAAAAATTTTGTAGATAGCTTTTTAGAGGGATTTAAAAATTACTTAAATTTAGGGAAAATGGTAGAAAACAAAATAGAATTATTATCAAATTATCTTAAAAAAGTGTCCCAAGAGGATAAGCTTTCTTTTAAACTTTTATGTGATTTAGTGAGTATGTCATTATGGTCTGATTCATTTAAAAAAATATTTAATGATTTATTTGCACGATTTAATACATTAATAGAAGAGCATTTATTTAGCAAAAAAAGTTTAAATGAAAACTACAACAAATACCCTAAAGCAACTTTAGCAAATGTTGTCGCCAATGTTATGTTTGGCATAATGATGAAAACATCAGTGAGTACTGCTGATGGAAATAGCAATATAAATTCCTTAGATGTTATGAATGAGATTTTTAAATAA
- a CDS encoding DegV family protein — MSIKLITDSSADLPKELLQSYNIGLIPLTVHMDDEEFFDCIDITPEEFFEKLDSLKTMPKTSQVSPQQFVSAFEKDLKEYDEIICVTISSNASGTYQSAVLAKNEVGSDRIHVVDSYVLSMGTGLLVLEIADLIKEGKTVNEILAKVESIKSRIDQRFTVDSLEYLQKGGRIKKSSMVIGKLLNIIPILSVEDGLTVAIKKTRSYKGAFRFYKDFVNESPVKRICIGHGNDIEKAMKLKQYFDKELSEKHDFIISNIGATIGCHAGPGVLHVAIVREE, encoded by the coding sequence ATGAGTATTAAATTAATTACAGATAGTTCAGCAGATTTACCTAAGGAGTTGTTACAAAGCTATAATATTGGCTTAATTCCATTAACTGTCCATATGGATGATGAGGAGTTTTTTGATTGTATTGATATAACACCAGAAGAATTTTTTGAAAAGCTAGATAGCTTAAAAACAATGCCAAAAACTAGCCAAGTAAGCCCACAGCAATTTGTTAGTGCTTTTGAAAAAGATTTAAAAGAGTATGATGAAATAATTTGTGTTACAATTAGCTCAAATGCTAGTGGTACCTATCAGTCTGCTGTGTTAGCAAAAAATGAAGTTGGTAGTGACAGAATTCATGTAGTAGATTCGTATGTTTTATCAATGGGAACGGGTCTGTTAGTATTAGAAATTGCTGATTTAATCAAAGAAGGTAAAACTGTTAATGAAATTTTAGCTAAAGTAGAGTCAATTAAAAGTAGAATAGACCAGCGGTTTACGGTAGATTCTTTAGAGTATCTCCAAAAAGGTGGACGCATTAAAAAGAGCAGTATGGTTATAGGTAAGTTACTTAATATTATACCGATTTTGTCAGTAGAAGATGGTTTAACAGTTGCAATTAAAAAAACTCGTAGTTACAAAGGTGCTTTTAGGTTTTATAAAGACTTTGTAAATGAAAGCCCTGTTAAAAGAATCTGTATTGGCCATGGCAATGACATTGAAAAAGCTATGAAGCTAAAACAATATTTTGATAAAGAGCTTAGTGAAAAACATGACTTTATAATCTCAAATATTGGTGCTACCATAGGTTGTCATGCTGGACCAGGAGTATTACATGTTGCAATAGTTAGAGAAGAATAA
- a CDS encoding peptidylprolyl isomerase encodes MKNPIITLHMNNGKQIKLELYVNVAPNTVSSIITTALAGQYNGSEFYRVIKDFVLQTGCSEHDNYNMYSSYRIKGEFKANNFLIEQPKFRRGIVGMGGIEPKSSNKTSFFIMTSDLKDRPQKRKSLDDNYAAIGKVIEGLEEVMRINELATHNLTYNGIDFNTPKIPQIIEKVVVETFGQPYLEPSAVEYGLETKAKIAAMGKLLKTIKN; translated from the coding sequence ATGAAAAATCCAATAATAACCCTACATATGAATAATGGAAAACAAATAAAATTAGAGCTTTATGTCAACGTAGCCCCAAATACGGTGAGTAGTATTATTACCACAGCTTTAGCAGGTCAATATAACGGTAGTGAATTTTATAGAGTAATAAAGGATTTTGTTTTACAAACAGGATGTAGTGAACATGATAACTATAATATGTATTCTAGTTATAGAATTAAAGGTGAGTTTAAAGCAAATAATTTTCTTATAGAACAACCTAAATTTAGGAGAGGTATAGTTGGCATGGGTGGTATAGAACCTAAGAGCTCAAATAAAACGTCATTTTTTATAATGACTAGTGACCTAAAAGATAGACCTCAAAAAAGAAAAAGCCTAGATGATAATTATGCTGCAATAGGCAAAGTAATAGAGGGGCTAGAGGAAGTAATGAGAATTAACGAGCTAGCAACACACAACTTGACTTACAATGGAATTGACTTTAACACTCCTAAAATCCCTCAAATTATAGAAAAGGTAGTAGTAGAAACCTTTGGTCAGCCGTATTTAGAGCCTAGCGCAGTTGAGTATGGATTAGAAACTAAAGCTAAAATTGCTGCAATGGGTAAATTGTTAAAGACTATAAAAAATTAA
- a CDS encoding helix-turn-helix transcriptional regulator, with translation MDINKFSPLTEASYYVLLALAKPLHGYGIIKKVEEMSAGRVVLAAGTLYGAISTLLKNDLIELVGEESVSRKRKLYTMTANGKQLINYEIKRLQEMIKNGLKEMEDL, from the coding sequence ATGGATATAAATAAGTTTTCACCATTAACAGAGGCTTCATATTATGTACTTTTAGCATTAGCTAAACCCCTACATGGATACGGAATTATCAAAAAGGTAGAAGAAATGAGTGCTGGTAGAGTTGTATTAGCAGCCGGAACTTTATATGGCGCTATAAGCACCTTGCTTAAAAATGATTTAATAGAATTAGTAGGAGAAGAGAGTGTAAGTAGAAAACGTAAATTGTATACCATGACTGCCAATGGAAAACAGCTAATTAATTATGAAATTAAGAGACTGCAAGAAATGATTAAGAATGGTCTAAAAGAAATGGAGGACTTATAA
- a CDS encoding DUF2812 domain-containing protein translates to MEKIVRKFFVAWQEEKEKKFLEDMALQGYILTKARFGKYVFEKQESKELIYEFDYNSFNTPEQEAEYIQIFKDAGWDLRCKNTGWYYFCTEKKVNQDLSIFSNNKSRKAKYKRLGFFLLLTGFPLYSYIIVLRNSYRIILKSPEYNSLRVYFSFMDWIVYPVAVLHLVALFYVYKKYSSKDNDLKE, encoded by the coding sequence ATGGAAAAAATTGTAAGAAAGTTCTTTGTAGCTTGGCAAGAGGAAAAAGAAAAAAAGTTTCTAGAGGATATGGCATTACAAGGTTATATCCTAACAAAAGCTAGGTTTGGTAAGTATGTATTCGAGAAACAAGAATCAAAAGAGCTTATATATGAGTTTGATTATAATAGTTTTAATACTCCAGAGCAAGAAGCAGAATATATCCAGATTTTTAAAGATGCTGGTTGGGATTTAAGATGTAAAAATACAGGTTGGTACTACTTTTGTACAGAAAAAAAAGTAAATCAAGACTTAAGTATTTTTAGTAACAATAAATCCCGTAAAGCAAAGTATAAAAGACTAGGATTTTTTTTGCTATTAACAGGTTTTCCTTTGTATTCATATATAATTGTATTAAGAAATTCTTATAGAATTATATTAAAAAGTCCAGAGTATAATTCGTTAAGAGTTTATTTCTCATTCATGGATTGGATTGTATATCCCGTAGCTGTTTTGCATTTAGTAGCTTTATTTTATGTATATAAAAAATATTCTAGCAAAGATAACGATTTAAAGGAGTAA
- a CDS encoding inorganic pyrophosphatase yields the protein MINKEFWLTLDKLVKESKIIIDRPKGTVHPRFKNFVYKVDYGYLKGTNSMDGGGIDIYLGSNKNKEIDAIMCIVDLMKRDSEIKILIGCNQQEKELVYQTHNETEFMKGILIKRD from the coding sequence ATGATAAACAAAGAGTTTTGGCTAACACTTGATAAACTAGTTAAAGAAAGCAAAATAATTATCGACAGACCTAAAGGTACAGTTCATCCTAGGTTTAAAAATTTCGTTTATAAAGTTGATTATGGTTATTTAAAGGGAACTAACTCCATGGATGGTGGCGGTATAGATATTTATTTGGGTAGCAACAAAAACAAAGAGATCGATGCAATTATGTGTATAGTAGATTTAATGAAAAGAGACTCAGAAATTAAAATACTCATAGGCTGTAATCAGCAAGAGAAAGAACTAGTTTACCAAACCCATAATGAAACTGAGTTTATGAAGGGTATTTTAATAAAGAGAGATTAA
- a CDS encoding DUF3887 domain-containing protein produces MKKTFILALLVLLVTFSGCINNSTPVDDNLNTEQLAKSFLADFVNKNFNKMVQNYRLSDTVKSKLTVDLLKQIHAQLISTYGEFKEIIEVKSEQENNLQVINQVSKFGSKKLNIIISFDGSKVINGFYYTNVDNATGDGLIEIGEKYKLKGKLTIPSGDGPFPVLIIMHGSGPTDMNCTVGENAPYRDIANGLQKQGIAVLRFNKRTFTYGKEIANNKNATVYDEYIYDSQEAVKFLQKQDKIDAENIFIVTHSQSGYLLPRIAENNPDVKAFIALAAAEQRAEDAIVIQTKYLINLDGIVTEQEEQILAQRIKAQKIIKDIKNQPADINVLGAFRSYWLDLADYEPTKEIKNITRPVMFLQGERDYQVDMNSFKAWQEAVKGLSNFSFKSYPKLNHLFMAGEGPANPQEYYLKGTVDSAVINDIAEFIKNSGIK; encoded by the coding sequence ATGAAAAAGACTTTTATATTAGCTTTATTAGTTTTACTAGTAACTTTTAGTGGATGCATAAATAACAGTACCCCAGTTGATGATAACTTAAATACTGAGCAGTTAGCAAAAAGCTTTTTAGCTGATTTTGTTAATAAAAACTTTAATAAAATGGTCCAAAATTACCGTTTATCTGATACAGTTAAAAGTAAACTAACAGTAGACCTATTAAAGCAAATTCATGCCCAACTAATCTCTACTTATGGTGAGTTTAAAGAAATTATAGAGGTTAAAAGCGAACAGGAAAACAACTTACAAGTAATAAATCAGGTAAGTAAGTTTGGTAGTAAAAAGCTTAATATCATAATATCTTTTGACGGCTCTAAAGTTATTAATGGATTTTATTATACTAATGTAGATAATGCAACCGGTGATGGTTTAATTGAGATTGGAGAGAAGTATAAATTAAAAGGCAAACTTACTATTCCAAGTGGTGATGGACCTTTTCCGGTGCTTATAATTATGCATGGCTCGGGACCCACTGATATGAATTGCACTGTAGGAGAAAATGCTCCTTATAGAGATATTGCTAACGGGCTTCAAAAACAAGGAATTGCAGTATTAAGATTTAATAAACGCACCTTCACTTATGGTAAAGAGATTGCCAACAATAAAAATGCAACTGTTTATGATGAGTATATATATGACTCACAAGAGGCAGTTAAGTTTTTACAAAAACAAGATAAGATTGATGCTGAGAATATTTTTATAGTGACTCATAGCCAGAGTGGCTATCTGTTACCTAGAATTGCAGAAAATAACCCAGATGTTAAAGCATTTATAGCTTTAGCTGCTGCCGAGCAAAGAGCCGAAGATGCCATTGTAATACAAACCAAATACTTAATTAATTTAGATGGCATAGTAACTGAACAAGAAGAGCAAATTCTTGCACAACGTATAAAGGCTCAAAAAATAATTAAAGATATAAAAAATCAGCCTGCTGATATTAACGTATTAGGTGCTTTTAGAAGTTACTGGTTAGATCTAGCTGACTACGAACCTACAAAAGAAATAAAAAACATTACACGACCTGTGATGTTTTTACAGGGAGAAAGAGACTATCAGGTAGATATGAATTCATTTAAGGCTTGGCAAGAGGCAGTTAAAGGCTTAAGTAATTTTAGTTTTAAGTCCTATCCAAAGCTAAATCATTTATTTATGGCTGGAGAAGGTCCTGCTAACCCTCAAGAATATTACCTTAAAGGCACCGTTGATAGTGCAGTTATTAATGATATTGCTGAGTTTATTAAAAACTCTGGTATTAAGTAG
- a CDS encoding GntR family transcriptional regulator — MYIELNLDSEVALYQQLKNSIIEAIAKGELKPGDTLPSMRQLASQLSVNTLTVNKAYNQLKIAKFLVINRRKNVVVNDKEQFKATAKELKDISEQLKPIIAEVIARDINLKEFEQVYKNIISSIKGGDIFE; from the coding sequence ATGTATATAGAGCTTAATTTAGATTCTGAGGTGGCTTTATATCAGCAACTTAAGAACAGTATTATTGAGGCTATAGCCAAGGGTGAACTTAAACCTGGTGATACTCTCCCAAGCATGAGGCAACTAGCTTCCCAATTATCGGTTAATACCCTCACTGTTAACAAGGCTTACAACCAACTAAAAATAGCTAAATTTTTAGTAATTAATCGTAGAAAAAATGTTGTAGTAAATGATAAGGAGCAGTTTAAAGCAACCGCTAAAGAGTTAAAGGATATATCAGAGCAACTAAAACCTATTATTGCCGAAGTTATTGCTCGAGATATTAACTTAAAAGAGTTTGAGCAAGTCTATAAGAATATCATTAGTTCAATAAAAGGTGGGGATATTTTTGAGTAG